The genomic region CCATCCGCCGCCGCCGGGCACCACCGGCCTGTTCCACACCGCTATCCTCTATCCGACCCGCCCGGCGCTCGCCGACGCGCTGCACCGGGTGCTGTCGGCCGGCATCCAGCTCGACGGCGCCAGCGACCACGGCGTCAGCCAGGCGCTGTACCTGCGCGATCCCGACGAGAACGGCGTCGAGCTCTATTGGGATCGCCCCGAGGCCGAATGGCCGCGCAGCGCGGACGGCAAGCTCGCGATGTTCACGCGACGGCTGGACGTTGAGGACCTGCTGAAGCAGCGGGCGGGGTAATTCCGCAACGCGGATCATTTCGTAACCTGGATCGCGCTTCGCCGCGTTCCAGCTAAGGCTCCCCCCCTTTTCCCCTTCCCCCTGAAAGGGGGAAGGTCGGGATGGGGGTCAGCCGCGGGCTCTGCTGCAAGTGGAGGGAGCGGATCCCCACCCGCTTTGCTCTACGAGCAAAGCGACCTCCCCTTTTCAAGGGGAGGTGGGGAGGTGGAAATCTACTTCCCCTTCGTCATGATCGTCACCGCCGCGATCAGCTCCAGGCCAATGCAGCCATAGAACGGCAGCGAATAGCTGCCGGAGAGATCGCGCAGCAGCCCGACCACGCCGGGACCGAAGGCGTAGGTGATCTGATTGATCGCGGTGAGCAGGCTGACCAGCACGCCGAACGCACGCGGATCGAACTCGCGCTGCACGATCAGCGCCGGCAGCGTGATCAGATTGCCGACCGAGAAGCCGAACAGCGCGCAGGCGGCGATCTGCGCCACGTCATTGTGCACATTGATGATGACGGCGAGCGCGATCGCCTGGCTGACAAAGGACAGCGCCGATGCCAGCCGCTGGTTGAGCCGGTCGATCACGAAGGAGAACGAGACGCGGCCGACCACGGCCATCGCGGTCAAGAGCGCCATCGCCACCGTCGCGCGCTCGCGGCCGATCACCTGATCGAGATGGGCGATCAGATGCACGATGAAGCCGACCTGGGCGAATAGCACCAGCGCGAAGGCAATCGAGACCGAGAGGAAACGGATGTCGCGAAGCGCTCGCGCCCGCACCTGGGTCGCCGACGGCGCGTCCGCCGCCGCCGCCGCCGTGACCGCGTGCAGATGCGCCGGCGGCCGCCCGACAAGGATCAGGATGACCGGCACCATCACCACGATCAGCAGCAGCGCGGCCGCGATCATCGCGCCGGAGAAGCCGAAGGTGCCGATCCCCGCCACCAGCAGCGGCACGCCGACGATGCCGCCGAAGCTCGCGCCGTTCAGCGCCAGGCTGATCGCCATGCCGCGCTTCTTGTCGAACCACAGGCCGAGCGTGTTGGTAATGATGCCGAGGCTGGTGCCGGCCCAGCCGAACGCCAGCAGCGCATTGGCGAGATAGAGCTGCCAGGGCTCGCGCACCTCGCCGATCGCAACGGCTGCGATCGCCATCGCGAAGGTGCCGGCGATCAGGCAGCTGCGCGCGCCGAACGCCTTGATCGCCTCGCTGACGAAGGCAACCAGCGCCGCGCCGAACAGATAGAAGAAGGTCGTGCCCGACGAGATCAGCGACGCCG from Bradyrhizobium elkanii USDA 76 harbors:
- a CDS encoding VOC family protein, producing MPQNPPIIAGTRIGHVHLKVADLDRALGFYCGVLGFELQQRLGADAAFISAGGYHHHIGLNTWESKGGHPPPPGTTGLFHTAILYPTRPALADALHRVLSAGIQLDGASDHGVSQALYLRDPDENGVELYWDRPEAEWPRSADGKLAMFTRRLDVEDLLKQRAG
- a CDS encoding MFS transporter encodes the protein MDASSPTLHDESSLGYEGWRIVVVCFLLATFGWGLGFYGQSVYVAELHKLHGWPASLISSGTTFFYLFGAALVAFVSEAIKAFGARSCLIAGTFAMAIAAVAIGEVREPWQLYLANALLAFGWAGTSLGIITNTLGLWFDKKRGMAISLALNGASFGGIVGVPLLVAGIGTFGFSGAMIAAALLLIVVMVPVILILVGRPPAHLHAVTAAAAADAPSATQVRARALRDIRFLSVSIAFALVLFAQVGFIVHLIAHLDQVIGRERATVAMALLTAMAVVGRVSFSFVIDRLNQRLASALSFVSQAIALAVIINVHNDVAQIAACALFGFSVGNLITLPALIVQREFDPRAFGVLVSLLTAINQITYAFGPGVVGLLRDLSGSYSLPFYGCIGLELIAAVTIMTKGK